GGCCATGGCCGAACCTGCGCGGGCAACCTTAAGTGTACGAAGCCAGTGGAATCTTCAAAAGGCCGCACCGAACTTTGCGCGGGATGCCCGCCAAAATCGGCCCCCTGCGCGGGCAGGGGGCCGATTTGTTTTGTCCATGCTTCGCGCCGGGCTTTCCCCGGCATAGGCCGCAGGGCTTGCCCAAGGACTTTTAATGGCTTCTTGTACCCCTGCGGCGCAGGGGGCTTTTCAGACGGCACGATTGAAAATCTTTTATTCCTCGCTTGTACCCCTGTGGCGCAAGGGGCTTTTGCGCTTGCGCCGGCGGCGGATTTATGCAACGCGCCATATATTTTTTCAGGTAGCCGGCCAGTCGCAATTTTGTTATAATTTAATTAATATACGTCAATATATTAACATACGGTACGTTCGCGCCGATAAAAAGCCGAAACGGCGGGGCGTAAAACAGGAGGCGGTGGGTTTGACAAGGCGATTGCTTCAATTGGCGTTGCTGGCGTCTTTATTTGCGGTTGCCGTTTCCGGCGGGGCGCAGCCGCCGGAAACGGCAAAGGGTATGGATTTGGGCGGAATAAAAATCATCTTGCTTTCCGAAGGCGACCGCAGCGGCGATTCTTCCATACTGCTCAACGCCGCCGACGATGACAAACGGCGCTACCTTCCGGGCGGAGCCTTCCCTAGCGCGGTCAACGCCTTTTTGGTAAAAACCGGCGGCAAGACCGTCCTCATTGACACAGGCTACGGCCGGGAGCTTTTCCGCAATCTGCGGGCGGCAGGCGTTTCCCCGGAGGATGTTGACGCCGTGCTGCTGACGCACATGCATGGCGATCACATCGGCGGCCTTTTGCGCGAAGGCCAAGTCGCTTTTCCCAACGCCGATATATACGTGGCGGACAGAGAACTTGATTACTGGAAAGACAAAAGCGCGGCGGAAAAGCTTAAGCCTTACGGCGGCAGGGTCAAGACATTCGCCCCCGGGGAACTCGACCGGTCCGCCGCCGGAGGGGCCAGGGCGGAGAGCCTGTTCGCCGGGATATACCCGATCGCCGCCTATGGGCATACGCCGGGCCACACCATGTATCTTGTGCAAAATGGCGGCGCTGAAGGCAAATGCCTGATCTGGGGGGACATCGCGCACGCCAT
This portion of the Acidaminococcales bacterium genome encodes:
- a CDS encoding MBL fold metallo-hydrolase gives rise to the protein MTRRLLQLALLASLFAVAVSGGAQPPETAKGMDLGGIKIILLSEGDRSGDSSILLNAADDDKRRYLPGGAFPSAVNAFLVKTGGKTVLIDTGYGRELFRNLRAAGVSPEDVDAVLLTHMHGDHIGGLLREGQVAFPNADIYVADRELDYWKDKSAAEKLKPYGGRVKTFAPGELDRSAAGGARAESLFAGIYPIAAYGHTPGHTMYLVQNGGAEGKCLIWGDIAHAMAIQMPLPGVAVTYDVDPAQAVKTRKAVLEWAAAQGAFVAGMHIAFPGIGKIQTSRKQGFAFAAAN